In Myxococcus stipitatus, a single window of DNA contains:
- a CDS encoding CPBP family intramembrane glutamic endopeptidase: MRFVFRDASGAWRNGWKILGFAGLMTVGALGVILAWVMTPEEVRRVLPEPYWALGVTLLVSWVCVRLERQPLTSLGLRLDSTWLREVALGTVGGVMLIGLVALGVWLAGGFSLVRTWDDGAGVILRSAWLMLGVALFEELAFRGYVFQRLTRGVGSRWAQGLMAVVFCLAHPFGGEMATSMKVVAMLNTFLAGLMLGLCYVRTRSLALPVGVHLGWNWWMNCLGFGVSGNALTGVWTPEFSGKPEWLSGGRYGLEASVVCTAVLVLTVVGLMSWKGTEPRDVTAHA, from the coding sequence ATGCGGTTCGTATTTCGTGACGCGAGTGGGGCCTGGCGTAACGGGTGGAAGATCCTGGGCTTCGCCGGGTTGATGACGGTGGGGGCGTTGGGCGTGATCCTCGCGTGGGTCATGACGCCGGAGGAGGTGCGGCGGGTGTTGCCGGAGCCCTACTGGGCGCTCGGGGTGACGCTGCTCGTGAGCTGGGTCTGCGTGCGGTTGGAGCGACAGCCGCTGACGTCGCTGGGACTGCGATTGGATTCGACCTGGTTGCGCGAGGTGGCGCTGGGGACGGTGGGCGGCGTGATGCTCATTGGACTGGTGGCGTTGGGGGTATGGCTCGCGGGTGGGTTCTCGCTCGTGCGGACCTGGGATGATGGGGCGGGGGTCATCCTTCGCTCGGCGTGGTTGATGCTCGGCGTCGCGCTGTTCGAGGAGCTTGCGTTCCGGGGGTACGTGTTCCAGCGGCTCACCCGAGGTGTCGGGAGTCGTTGGGCGCAGGGGTTGATGGCGGTGGTCTTCTGCCTCGCGCATCCGTTCGGCGGAGAGATGGCCACGAGCATGAAGGTTGTGGCGATGCTGAACACGTTCCTCGCGGGGCTGATGCTGGGGCTGTGTTACGTGCGCACGCGGAGCCTCGCGTTGCCGGTGGGGGTCCATCTGGGGTGGAACTGGTGGATGAACTGCCTGGGCTTCGGGGTCAGCGGCAACGCCCTCACGGGAGTGTGGACACCCGAGTTCAGCGGGAAGCCAGAATGGCTCTCGGGGGGCAGATACGGCCTGGAGGCCTCCGTGGTCTGCACGGCCGTGCTCGTGCTGACGGTGGTGGGGCTCATGAGCTGGAAGGGGACGGAGCCTCGTGACGTGACAGCGCACGCCTGA
- the epsE gene encoding exopolysaccharide biosynthesis GT4 family glycosyltransferase EpsE, whose amino-acid sequence MQKIGYLIPEFPGQTHIFFWRELQALPGKGVTPELVSTRPPPARIISHSWAREAMSRTEYLAPPGPWGMVKAAAEVARAMPTGWARCLASIARAEGLDAKGRAQLLAFAVMGGRLASLARERGWTHVHVHSCANAAHVAMFANLLSGLPYSMTLHGPLDDYGPNQREKWRHARFAFVITKKLLGEVNQELAGSLPPSIELAPMGVELAKFNRSVPYSAWTGEGPLRIFACGRLNPCKGHADLIDAVGLLRQRGIDARLAIAGEDEAGGTTYRKVLEGKLAETKLGDAVTLLGAVGEDKVRGEIERAHIFSLASLQEPLGVAIMEAMAMRVPVVVTGAGGVPELVDDGVDGILVPPQAPSVLADKLEFVARDAKEAARLGEAGRRKVETTFSSERSADMLARMLQRAVV is encoded by the coding sequence GTGCAGAAGATTGGCTATCTCATCCCCGAGTTCCCCGGGCAGACGCACATCTTCTTCTGGCGCGAGCTGCAGGCGCTGCCGGGGAAGGGTGTGACGCCGGAGCTGGTGTCCACGCGACCGCCGCCGGCGCGCATCATCTCGCACAGCTGGGCGCGCGAGGCGATGTCGCGTACTGAATATCTGGCGCCGCCGGGCCCGTGGGGCATGGTGAAGGCGGCGGCCGAGGTGGCGCGGGCGATGCCCACGGGGTGGGCGCGGTGCCTGGCCTCCATCGCGCGGGCGGAGGGATTGGACGCGAAGGGGCGGGCGCAGCTGCTCGCCTTCGCGGTGATGGGAGGGCGGCTGGCGTCGCTGGCGCGGGAGCGTGGGTGGACGCACGTGCACGTGCACTCGTGCGCGAACGCGGCGCACGTGGCGATGTTCGCGAACCTGTTGTCGGGGTTGCCGTACAGCATGACGCTGCACGGGCCGCTGGATGATTACGGGCCGAACCAGCGGGAGAAGTGGCGGCACGCGAGGTTCGCGTTCGTCATCACGAAGAAGTTGTTGGGCGAGGTGAACCAGGAGCTGGCGGGGAGTCTGCCGCCGAGCATCGAGCTGGCGCCCATGGGGGTGGAGCTGGCGAAGTTCAACCGCTCGGTGCCGTACTCGGCGTGGACGGGGGAGGGGCCGCTGCGCATCTTCGCGTGCGGGCGGTTGAACCCGTGCAAGGGGCACGCGGACCTCATCGACGCGGTGGGGCTGCTGCGGCAGCGGGGCATCGACGCGCGGCTGGCCATCGCGGGCGAGGACGAGGCGGGCGGGACGACGTACCGCAAGGTGCTGGAGGGGAAGCTGGCGGAGACGAAGCTGGGCGACGCGGTGACGCTCTTGGGGGCGGTGGGCGAGGACAAGGTGCGGGGCGAAATCGAGCGCGCGCACATCTTCTCGCTGGCGAGCCTCCAGGAGCCGCTGGGCGTGGCCATCATGGAGGCCATGGCCATGCGCGTGCCGGTGGTGGTGACGGGCGCGGGCGGAGTGCCGGAGCTGGTGGACGACGGCGTGGACGGCATCCTGGTGCCGCCGCAGGCGCCGAGCGTCCTCGCGGACAAGCTGGAGTTCGTGGCGAGGGACGCGAAGGAGGCCGCGCGCCTGGGCGAGGCGGGGCGGCGCAAGGTGGAGACGACGTTCAGCAGCGAGCGCAGCGCGGACATGCTGGCGCGGATGCTCCAGCGCGCGGTGGTTTGA
- the epsD gene encoding exopolysaccharide biosynthesis glycosyltransferase EpsD — translation MSPPSPSDAPTPRLSVVIATYNRLPLITRLLGQLATQTLPADQFEVVVVDDGSQESVREPLSALTLPYALRVEVQANAGAAAARHRGVLAARGEVVLVTDDDMQVDRDFLERHLAHHPEGSRHVVLGRIRPDPAIGDMPLFERWYAYLNHRMAEELSTPGAQVRGNHLFTGNVSFRRADYVGVGGFDKSLGQSEDVELGVRLEKAGCAFVFASDAHVLHGSDHVSFERWLKRAHRYGMFDTQVARKHPDVRGVNPWRLLFETNPLARPLLAATVVAPQATRVLTGAVMRAAQAADKLGLEKAAFAGTSVVYGMEYLRGARTEAGGWTGIAREVVRYLQGGSR, via the coding sequence ATGAGCCCTCCTTCGCCCTCCGACGCCCCCACGCCCCGCCTCAGCGTCGTCATCGCGACCTACAACCGGCTCCCGCTCATCACCCGGCTGCTCGGGCAGCTCGCCACCCAGACGCTGCCCGCGGATCAATTCGAGGTCGTCGTCGTGGACGACGGCTCCCAGGAGTCCGTGCGCGAGCCGCTGTCCGCCCTGACGCTGCCCTACGCCCTGCGCGTCGAGGTGCAGGCCAACGCGGGCGCCGCCGCCGCGCGCCACCGGGGCGTGCTCGCCGCCCGGGGCGAGGTGGTGCTCGTCACCGACGACGACATGCAGGTGGACCGCGACTTCCTGGAGCGCCACCTGGCGCACCACCCGGAGGGCTCGCGCCACGTGGTGCTCGGCCGCATCCGGCCCGACCCCGCCATCGGCGACATGCCGCTGTTCGAGCGCTGGTACGCCTACCTCAACCACCGCATGGCCGAGGAGCTGTCCACCCCCGGCGCCCAGGTGCGCGGCAACCACCTGTTCACCGGCAACGTGTCCTTCCGCCGCGCGGACTACGTGGGCGTGGGCGGCTTCGACAAGTCCCTGGGCCAGTCCGAGGACGTGGAGCTGGGCGTGCGCCTGGAGAAGGCCGGCTGCGCCTTCGTCTTCGCCAGCGACGCGCACGTGCTGCACGGCAGCGACCACGTCTCCTTCGAGCGCTGGCTCAAGCGCGCGCACCGCTACGGGATGTTCGACACGCAGGTAGCGCGCAAGCACCCGGACGTGCGCGGCGTCAACCCGTGGCGCCTGCTGTTCGAGACCAACCCGCTGGCGCGCCCGCTGCTCGCCGCCACCGTCGTGGCGCCCCAGGCCACGCGCGTGCTCACCGGCGCGGTGATGCGCGCCGCCCAGGCCGCGGACAAGCTGGGCCTGGAGAAGGCCGCCTTCGCCGGCACGTCGGTGGTCTACGGCATGGAGTACCTGCGCGGCGCGCGCACGGAGGCCGGCGGCTGGACGGGCATCGCGCGCGAGGTCGTTCGCTATCTACAGGGGGGCAGCCGGTGA
- the epsC gene encoding serine O-acetyltransferase EpsC, with product MKNKRSMLGALVSDALELARAANGQAGAKSIAQVVLTSDSYRITALNRAREAALDYHIPLVNHVLRVAQTAVMGIEIGKDVTLGRGVYFVHSLGIVIGGDARIGDRVRFYGNNTVGTAKDNGYPVIEDDVWIGAGARILGPVRIGARSRIGANAVVLQDVPPDSVAVGIPARVFPRKDSDDVVL from the coding sequence ATGAAGAACAAGCGGTCGATGCTTGGCGCGCTCGTGTCCGACGCGCTGGAGCTGGCGCGCGCCGCCAACGGCCAGGCGGGAGCGAAGTCCATCGCCCAGGTGGTGCTCACCAGCGACTCGTACCGCATCACCGCGCTCAACCGCGCCCGCGAGGCCGCGCTCGACTACCACATCCCCCTGGTCAACCACGTGCTGCGCGTGGCGCAGACGGCGGTGATGGGGATTGAGATCGGCAAGGACGTGACGCTGGGCCGGGGCGTGTACTTCGTGCACAGCCTGGGCATCGTCATCGGCGGGGACGCGCGCATCGGCGACCGCGTGCGCTTCTACGGCAACAACACCGTGGGCACGGCGAAGGACAACGGCTACCCCGTCATCGAGGACGACGTGTGGATTGGCGCGGGCGCGCGCATCCTCGGGCCGGTGCGCATCGGCGCCCGCTCGCGCATCGGCGCCAACGCCGTGGTCCTCCAGGACGTGCCGCCGGACAGCGTGGCCGTGGGCATCCCCGCCCGCGTCTTCCCACGCAAGGACTCCGACGACGTGGTGCTGTGA